Proteins co-encoded in one Spirosoma endbachense genomic window:
- a CDS encoding RNA polymerase sigma-70 factor, producing MISSNPSPEDSLSSCSLRSTACSQTISVGPDDELLIRRSFESDPYQGCDLLFRRYYEPLCSHAVRYVYSKMLAEDIVADLFQVFWQKRLFERITFSYRAYLYRAVRQNCLLYLKREAGRIISQESITEADRIGLTTLPNEQIQFDELSAQIEAVINAFTPSVRQVFLLSRFEGRKNQEIADELHISIKTVEAHMTKALVLFRKVLQP from the coding sequence TCCAATCCTTCGCCGGAGGACAGTTTGTCCAGTTGTTCATTGCGCTCAACTGCGTGTAGTCAAACCATATCGGTTGGTCCAGATGATGAACTGCTTATTCGGCGGTCATTTGAAAGCGATCCTTATCAGGGTTGCGATCTGCTATTCCGTCGGTATTACGAGCCGCTCTGCAGTCATGCCGTCCGATACGTTTATTCAAAGATGCTGGCCGAAGATATCGTGGCCGATCTGTTTCAGGTATTCTGGCAGAAAAGGCTGTTCGAGCGTATTACGTTCTCATACCGGGCGTACCTCTATCGGGCCGTTCGTCAAAATTGTTTGCTTTACCTAAAACGGGAAGCTGGACGAATAATCTCGCAGGAATCAATCACGGAAGCTGACCGGATAGGTTTGACTACGCTTCCCAACGAACAGATTCAGTTCGATGAGCTCAGCGCACAGATTGAAGCAGTAATTAATGCATTTACCCCCTCTGTTCGACAGGTGTTTCTGTTGAGCCGGTTCGAGGGTCGTAAAAATCAGGAAATTGCCGACGAACTTCATATATCAATCAAAACAGTCGAGGCCCATATGACCAAAGCTCTGGTCCTTTTTCGCAAAGTTCTACAGCCATGA
- a CDS encoding FecR domain-containing protein, producing the protein MNHSQPGPTKAIVFTYFTRQATPLERQAIEAWLETDEGNTLYYTYLDEWERLHPQFYPDMDAARHHFSQFMGQSVSVEPTELSGHEVYFKSISSHKPTHWLQSGGFLWMAASVALLISLWITTNYWYYTTQRNGYKQIQSLTLPDGSRVLLGANSSVKYARFGFSRGTRRVWLDGEAEFRIVHQPNRQRFMVETPDKTTVEVLGTVFVINSRRNTTRIVLESGRIELNTPRTARPVVLTPGDMATVSAQGHLKMQHPSITPTRVTWHDHRFVFADTPLADVANQLHDIFGVTVKIPQSDLKVRNVSGTFQAETADDLLQALTLMMNLHIDQSKTVYVLTQ; encoded by the coding sequence ATGAACCATTCTCAACCAGGGCCAACCAAAGCCATTGTATTCACTTATTTTACCAGGCAAGCCACTCCTTTAGAACGTCAGGCCATCGAAGCCTGGCTAGAGACCGACGAAGGAAATACGCTGTACTATACGTACTTAGACGAATGGGAACGCTTACATCCGCAGTTTTACCCGGACATGGATGCAGCTCGTCACCATTTTTCCCAATTTATGGGGCAATCCGTTTCAGTTGAACCAACCGAACTCAGTGGGCATGAAGTTTATTTCAAATCCATTTCCAGTCATAAACCGACGCACTGGCTGCAATCAGGCGGGTTCCTGTGGATGGCCGCTTCAGTCGCGCTACTCATTAGCCTTTGGATCACTACCAACTACTGGTATTACACGACTCAGCGCAATGGATATAAACAAATCCAGTCGTTAACGCTTCCAGATGGGTCCAGAGTTTTGCTAGGGGCTAATTCTTCGGTAAAGTACGCCCGGTTTGGCTTTTCACGAGGGACAAGGCGAGTCTGGCTGGATGGTGAAGCTGAATTTAGAATCGTTCATCAACCCAACAGACAGCGATTCATGGTAGAAACACCTGACAAGACAACCGTGGAGGTACTGGGAACCGTATTTGTCATCAACAGCCGCCGGAACACTACACGAATTGTACTGGAAAGTGGTCGCATTGAACTGAACACTCCCCGCACGGCCCGTCCAGTCGTACTCACGCCAGGCGACATGGCAACCGTATCTGCCCAGGGGCATCTGAAAATGCAGCATCCGTCCATTACACCCACTCGCGTAACCTGGCACGATCATCGATTTGTATTCGCCGATACTCCGCTAGCAGATGTTGCCAATCAATTGCACGACATTTTCGGTGTGACGGTAAAAATTCCTCAATCCGACCTGAAGGTCCGTAACGTGTCTGGAACTTTCCAGGCTGAAACTGCCGATGACTTACTCCAGGCGTTGACATTGATGATGAATCTGCATATCGACCAATCCAAAACGGTATATGTACTCACCCAGTAA
- a CDS encoding SusC/RagA family TonB-linked outer membrane protein, producing the protein MNRLLGKQGYSQTFRFLLLSLLMIGKLPVTAQMLAQNTHRTVIHQSETYRLSDVIQQLKERYHVNILFEESFLKSLTVPVAAARPQATLEASLQTLLQPFGLHYRKIKNNYVILSNSANKRLRSASTDMDQSGISPTTIPALNQLDGIQPQAVLTAHMEMADIVVTGTVTDEKNEALPGVSVVVKGTQRGTTTDSKGQYKLSISGRNDEATTTTLVFSFVGYVSQEVLTGNRTTIDIHMVTTNKSLDEVVVVGYGTKKRENVTGAIAQVSSEALTSRPITKLGQALQGLIPNLNVTNPDGNPNASPTFNVRGNTSLSGGSALVLVDGIQMDMNLLNPADVETITVLKDAASAAIYGARGAFGVILVTTKKGSKDKKPVISYAGSLQFNRPTYLPDLLSTQEYLESQNVAQLNLNGTQKYTDDQVKWVKDYSSDPVNNPSYHILPNGKIFWNASNNVIEAMVKPWAPGQTHTLNINGGNAKTSYYVSAGSLKQDGLFTTATDVFKRYNFTTSVSTELTGWLTVGAKANYISTTYDEPHKYPNKGSDWWEQMTRGEPQVLFPVKTPANSPVGEGIATENFVNFLESGSRKVNTSSTGIYAVNADAYVIDGLKISGNFAYTSMRQDIKETQVAFPYIRDTWIPQISGTSPSFVQRDFTTSGYFAGNLFADYKTSIKQDHQISALIGYNQEWYNLTTASVRKQDLISISAPVLNLATGIITTSDQQTAWAIRGVFARFNYDYRSKYLVELNSRYDGTSRFPTGRRFGYFPSVSIGWRVSKEKFMEPLSRGLKDLKLRASYGSLGNQLLANNFPYVSLFGINLQVPFIIGSTLPSGIQAPGLVSPDLTWEKVSTLDFGADANLWGKLNVGFDWYRRITSGMLVAGDRLPAVLGTAAPQRNGAELKTTGFELSLKWSDQIGSTHPLRYDLGIVLSNYQAVISKFDNNPNKLINNYYVGQKVGEIWGFESSGLFQANSEVSAAANQDQLGNSGKWGAGDVHYADLNGDKIITRGANTVSNPGDQRIIGNTTPKYQYGVTGNLTWHNFNLNILLQGVGKRDFVPQGSYFWGAINSGAAVGTKEVYQNSWSSTNPDAYYPIYRSGSTYNILPQTRYLQSSAYMRLKNISLGYSLPQTLLQKIKLSQARIYVTGQNVWEWTSLKGNFDPEVTGTGDVGVFYPLQRVVSFGVQLSL; encoded by the coding sequence ATGAACCGACTTCTTGGTAAACAGGGGTATAGCCAAACCTTTCGTTTTTTATTGTTGAGTTTATTGATGATCGGAAAACTGCCTGTCACGGCGCAGATGCTAGCCCAGAATACCCACCGTACCGTTATTCATCAATCCGAAACATACCGCCTGTCGGATGTTATTCAACAGTTGAAAGAACGGTATCACGTCAATATTCTATTCGAAGAAAGTTTCCTGAAAAGCCTGACTGTACCAGTAGCAGCGGCTCGCCCCCAGGCAACACTCGAAGCCAGTTTGCAAACGCTGCTTCAACCCTTTGGCCTGCACTATCGGAAGATAAAAAACAACTACGTTATTCTGTCGAATAGCGCCAACAAAAGGCTCCGCTCGGCATCGACCGATATGGACCAGTCAGGCATTAGTCCAACGACAATTCCTGCCCTGAACCAGTTGGATGGTATACAGCCACAAGCTGTACTGACAGCACATATGGAAATGGCCGACATTGTTGTCACAGGGACTGTTACCGACGAAAAAAATGAGGCCCTGCCGGGCGTAAGTGTTGTGGTAAAAGGAACTCAGCGGGGTACGACAACCGATTCCAAAGGGCAGTACAAGCTGAGTATTTCCGGCCGCAACGACGAAGCGACTACTACAACACTGGTATTTAGCTTTGTCGGTTATGTATCGCAGGAAGTATTGACGGGAAACCGGACAACGATCGATATTCACATGGTGACGACGAATAAGTCACTCGATGAGGTAGTTGTGGTCGGATATGGAACAAAAAAGAGAGAAAACGTAACGGGTGCTATTGCTCAGGTAAGTAGCGAGGCTCTGACAAGTCGACCGATCACTAAACTTGGGCAGGCATTGCAGGGATTAATCCCAAACCTGAACGTTACAAACCCCGACGGTAATCCCAATGCCAGCCCGACCTTTAATGTGCGGGGTAACACATCCTTGTCGGGCGGTAGCGCCCTGGTGTTAGTTGATGGCATTCAGATGGACATGAATCTGTTAAATCCGGCCGATGTGGAGACAATCACCGTGTTGAAAGATGCAGCTTCTGCTGCAATTTATGGAGCACGCGGGGCATTTGGGGTTATTTTAGTAACGACGAAAAAGGGGAGTAAAGATAAAAAACCTGTTATTAGTTACGCCGGTAGCCTGCAATTCAACCGGCCTACCTATCTGCCTGACCTCCTGAGTACTCAGGAATACTTGGAATCACAGAACGTTGCTCAACTAAATTTAAACGGCACCCAGAAATACACGGATGATCAGGTAAAGTGGGTAAAGGATTACAGCAGCGATCCGGTCAATAACCCCAGCTATCACATTCTGCCAAACGGCAAGATTTTCTGGAACGCTTCCAATAATGTAATTGAGGCAATGGTGAAGCCATGGGCACCCGGACAAACCCATACCCTCAACATAAACGGGGGCAATGCCAAAACCTCGTATTACGTTTCGGCCGGTTCATTGAAACAGGATGGTTTGTTTACAACAGCTACCGATGTATTCAAACGATATAATTTTACTACGAGCGTCAGTACCGAATTAACAGGCTGGCTGACCGTAGGTGCCAAAGCAAACTATATATCCACTACCTACGATGAACCTCACAAATACCCCAATAAGGGGTCAGACTGGTGGGAGCAGATGACTCGGGGAGAGCCTCAGGTTTTATTTCCGGTTAAAACACCTGCCAATTCTCCGGTAGGTGAAGGTATCGCGACAGAAAACTTCGTTAACTTCCTCGAAAGTGGCTCTCGTAAAGTAAATACCTCATCAACAGGCATTTATGCCGTAAATGCTGACGCCTATGTTATTGATGGATTGAAAATCAGTGGTAATTTCGCCTATACGTCCATGCGACAGGATATCAAAGAAACCCAGGTGGCATTCCCCTACATCCGGGATACCTGGATCCCTCAGATATCTGGCACATCTCCCTCATTCGTGCAACGGGATTTTACTACATCAGGCTATTTCGCGGGTAATTTATTTGCGGACTATAAGACATCTATAAAGCAGGATCATCAAATTTCAGCGCTGATTGGCTATAACCAGGAATGGTACAATCTGACGACTGCCTCTGTCAGAAAGCAGGATTTGATCAGCATAAGTGCCCCCGTTCTGAATCTGGCCACAGGTATCATCACCACCTCCGATCAACAGACAGCATGGGCCATCAGGGGTGTATTTGCGCGGTTCAACTACGATTATCGAAGCAAGTACTTAGTCGAATTGAACAGCCGCTACGATGGAACTTCCCGTTTCCCAACCGGTCGTAGATTTGGCTACTTCCCGTCCGTTTCGATAGGGTGGCGGGTTTCCAAAGAGAAATTTATGGAACCGCTAAGCCGGGGACTTAAGGACCTGAAACTCCGGGCTTCTTACGGCAGTTTAGGGAATCAGCTGCTGGCTAACAACTTCCCCTATGTTTCCCTTTTTGGAATTAACCTGCAAGTGCCTTTCATCATTGGCAGTACATTACCATCAGGCATTCAGGCTCCGGGCCTGGTTAGCCCTGATTTAACCTGGGAAAAAGTATCTACGCTTGATTTTGGGGCAGATGCCAACCTATGGGGCAAGTTAAACGTCGGCTTCGACTGGTACCGACGAATCACATCAGGAATGTTGGTTGCCGGCGACCGGTTACCGGCCGTGTTAGGTACAGCAGCTCCCCAACGCAACGGTGCCGAACTGAAAACCACCGGTTTCGAATTAAGCCTAAAATGGAGTGATCAGATTGGCTCAACTCACCCCCTGCGGTACGATTTAGGCATCGTGTTGTCCAATTATCAGGCAGTCATCTCTAAGTTTGACAACAACCCAAACAAGCTGATCAATAACTATTACGTAGGTCAGAAAGTGGGCGAAATCTGGGGTTTTGAATCGTCAGGTCTGTTTCAGGCTAACAGTGAAGTGTCGGCGGCTGCCAATCAGGACCAGCTTGGCAACTCAGGCAAATGGGGAGCGGGTGATGTCCATTACGCCGATTTAAATGGCGATAAAATCATTACTCGAGGAGCCAATACAGTAAGCAATCCGGGCGACCAGCGCATTATCGGGAACACGACACCAAAGTATCAGTATGGTGTAACGGGGAATCTTACCTGGCACAATTTCAACCTGAATATACTCCTTCAAGGCGTTGGAAAGCGCGACTTTGTTCCCCAGGGTAGTTATTTCTGGGGTGCCATTAATAGCGGAGCGGCTGTCGGTACGAAGGAAGTATACCAGAATTCCTGGTCGTCAACAAATCCGGACGCTTACTACCCGATCTATCGCTCCGGTTCTACCTACAACATATTACCCCAAACTCGCTACCTGCAAAGCTCGGCTTATATGAGGCTGAAAAATATTTCGCTGGGCTATTCATTACCTCAAACGCTACTTCAGAAGATAAAACTGTCGCAGGCTCGTATATACGTAACCGGACAAAATGTTTGGGAATGGACGAGCCTAAAAGGAAATTTCGACCCGGAAGTGACCGGAACCGGTGACGTGGGCGTCTTTTATCCGTTGCAGCGTGTGGTATCATTTGGTGTTCAACTGTCTCTCTAA
- a CDS encoding RagB/SusD family nutrient uptake outer membrane protein yields MKKYVSRLLLATIVLLTSACSDSFLDLTPTDSLSETNFWHNENELKQYANDLYRTFVGHATATSQSPLILGDSQSDNMIPLNFDLVAAGKNIVPASGGGWDWSVIRTCNYFLTRYNRTPISQEIKDRYAGEIRFFKAKDYFEKVASFGDVPWLSKDLAINSTELYAPRDSRVLVMDSLLATINTAIANLPARSIAEPGRINKDVALLLKARICLYEGTFRKYRNLAGSEKFLQEAVAASGQIMADKGYQLNATGNPNADYAALFNSLDLSTNKEVMFYRAYLTGLSGTATSWNVQLNNFNTSVSKSLIESYLASDGKPISQSPLYLGDDSVQVEMKNRDPRLTQTVVYPGTGIQAGFGGAAIPGSGFSGVGIVPSGYQLQKYWVADQAEFVRIQNGLLDAPIYRFAEVLLINAEANAELGLATQTTIDNTINLLRKRVGMPNMIISQLVKDIRSDFSDIPVLIDEIRRERRVELAIEGLRFDDLVRWKAGKLLNKPVLGMKFVQKHYPKAVVGKSIFLNDKGYILPYATSLPAGRTFDEAKNYFLPLPLDELTLNPNLKQNPGW; encoded by the coding sequence ATGAAAAAATACGTCTCAAGACTCCTGCTTGCCACCATTGTGCTGTTGACCTCGGCGTGTTCAGATAGTTTTCTGGACCTTACTCCTACCGATTCGCTCAGCGAGACTAATTTCTGGCACAATGAAAATGAATTGAAACAGTATGCCAACGACCTATATCGCACCTTTGTGGGGCATGCTACTGCAACCTCTCAAAGTCCATTGATTTTAGGTGACAGTCAGAGCGACAATATGATTCCCCTAAATTTTGACCTGGTTGCTGCGGGCAAAAATATAGTCCCAGCATCAGGTGGCGGCTGGGACTGGAGCGTGATTAGAACCTGTAACTACTTTCTGACCCGATACAATCGAACGCCGATAAGTCAGGAAATCAAAGACAGGTATGCCGGCGAAATCCGCTTTTTTAAAGCAAAGGATTACTTCGAAAAGGTGGCAAGCTTTGGTGATGTACCCTGGCTTTCCAAAGATTTGGCTATCAATTCAACTGAGTTATACGCCCCCCGCGATAGCCGGGTTCTCGTCATGGATTCGTTGCTGGCTACTATCAATACCGCTATTGCCAACCTGCCAGCCAGGAGTATAGCTGAGCCAGGGCGCATCAACAAAGATGTGGCTCTGCTGCTTAAAGCACGGATTTGTCTCTATGAAGGAACGTTCAGAAAGTACCGCAACCTGGCTGGCAGCGAAAAATTCTTGCAGGAGGCAGTAGCTGCTTCGGGCCAGATCATGGCTGACAAAGGGTATCAATTAAACGCCACGGGTAATCCCAATGCCGACTATGCGGCACTTTTCAACTCGCTCGATTTGAGTACCAACAAAGAGGTAATGTTCTACCGGGCCTACTTGACTGGTCTTAGTGGTACGGCTACTTCCTGGAATGTTCAATTGAACAATTTCAACACCAGCGTCTCAAAATCATTGATTGAGTCGTATTTAGCGAGCGACGGGAAGCCAATATCTCAGAGTCCATTGTATCTGGGTGATGACAGTGTTCAGGTTGAAATGAAAAATCGAGACCCCCGGCTAACGCAAACGGTCGTTTATCCGGGAACGGGTATCCAGGCTGGCTTCGGAGGGGCCGCCATTCCGGGTTCGGGCTTTAGCGGGGTGGGTATAGTACCTTCCGGCTATCAGTTGCAGAAGTATTGGGTAGCCGACCAGGCCGAATTTGTCCGCATTCAGAATGGACTACTTGATGCACCGATTTATCGCTTTGCTGAGGTGCTGCTCATCAATGCCGAGGCTAACGCAGAACTGGGCTTAGCAACCCAGACAACGATCGACAATACGATCAATCTGCTGAGAAAAAGGGTGGGCATGCCGAACATGATTATAAGTCAGTTAGTCAAAGATATACGGTCTGACTTCTCCGACATCCCCGTATTGATCGATGAAATAAGACGGGAGCGCAGGGTTGAACTGGCAATTGAAGGATTAAGATTCGATGATTTGGTTCGCTGGAAGGCTGGTAAGCTCCTGAATAAGCCTGTCCTTGGGATGAAGTTCGTTCAGAAGCACTACCCAAAAGCTGTGGTGGGCAAATCTATTTTTCTTAACGACAAAGGGTACATTTTACCTTATGCCACCTCATTGCCCGCTGGCCGCACCTTCGACGAAGCTAAAAACTATTTCCTGCCACTACCCCTCGATGAACTTACCCTTAATCCAAATTTGAAACAAAATCCAGGTTGGTGA
- a CDS encoding sulfatase-like hydrolase/transferase yields the protein MTTKPNFLKLYCQLPLLGALSLVIWGGIPKNTLDPPAPKPNILFIFADDLRYNAIHALGDKQVITPNLDRLVNNGTSFTHAYNMGSFQPAVCIASRSMLLTGLSVWDVQQQEKDYEPLKQAKGFWPQQMKQAGYETYMTGKWHVKTDVTQLFDHVAHERGGMPNQAPEGYNRPLSTQDTTWAPWKEEYGGYWKGGKHWSEVLADDAVGFLNDASKKSTPFFMYLAFNAPHDPRQAPKRWVDKYPVEQIKLPASYLDEYPYKDAIGCGKNLRDEVLAPFPRTPYAIRKNIQEYYASISYMDEQIGRILEALEKSGKLENTYIFFTADHGLSIGHHGLMGKQNMFEHSVRPPLIISGPKIVKNAKRHQTVYLQDIMATSLELAGIEKPSRVFFNSLLPQLKSDSAPSNYPSIYGCYTDLQRMVSSEQYKLIVYPAAGKMLLFNLKDDPEEMKDIAQLPSSQPILKKLKAKLIQQQQQFNDKLDLKALLGSS from the coding sequence ATGACTACAAAACCAAATTTTCTTAAATTATATTGCCAGTTACCGTTACTGGGGGCCCTGTCTCTGGTTATTTGGGGAGGAATTCCTAAAAATACCCTCGATCCCCCTGCCCCGAAACCAAACATCCTGTTCATCTTTGCCGATGACCTTCGCTACAACGCGATTCACGCCTTAGGTGACAAACAGGTCATTACACCTAATCTGGATCGGCTTGTAAACAACGGTACCTCCTTTACTCACGCCTATAATATGGGGTCCTTTCAGCCAGCAGTTTGCATTGCAAGCCGGTCCATGCTGCTTACAGGATTATCCGTTTGGGATGTCCAGCAACAGGAAAAGGATTATGAACCGTTGAAACAGGCCAAGGGCTTCTGGCCTCAGCAGATGAAACAGGCGGGTTATGAAACCTACATGACCGGAAAATGGCACGTAAAAACAGACGTAACCCAACTTTTCGACCATGTTGCACACGAACGGGGGGGTATGCCCAATCAGGCGCCAGAGGGCTATAACCGCCCTTTATCAACACAGGACACGACCTGGGCACCCTGGAAGGAGGAGTACGGAGGATACTGGAAAGGGGGCAAACATTGGAGCGAAGTACTAGCCGACGATGCAGTTGGTTTCCTCAACGACGCGTCAAAAAAATCGACTCCTTTCTTCATGTATCTGGCCTTCAATGCCCCTCATGACCCCAGACAAGCCCCTAAAAGGTGGGTTGATAAGTACCCCGTTGAGCAAATTAAACTGCCAGCGAGTTATTTAGATGAGTATCCTTATAAAGATGCAATAGGCTGCGGAAAGAACTTACGGGATGAAGTGCTGGCCCCTTTTCCGAGAACTCCTTACGCCATCAGAAAGAATATCCAGGAATACTACGCCAGCATTTCATACATGGACGAACAGATTGGACGGATTCTGGAGGCTCTGGAAAAAAGTGGTAAACTCGAAAATACCTATATTTTCTTTACCGCCGATCATGGCCTTTCGATAGGCCACCACGGCCTGATGGGCAAGCAAAATATGTTCGAACATAGTGTCCGTCCCCCTCTGATTATTAGTGGACCCAAAATCGTTAAGAACGCGAAAAGGCATCAGACCGTGTATTTGCAGGATATCATGGCCACGTCGCTGGAATTGGCGGGTATAGAAAAGCCATCACGGGTTTTCTTCAACAGTCTGCTGCCACAGCTAAAAAGCGATAGCGCTCCTAGCAACTATCCAAGTATTTATGGATGCTACACCGACCTTCAGCGGATGGTAAGCTCAGAACAGTATAAACTGATTGTGTATCCGGCAGCCGGGAAAATGCTATTGTTCAATCTAAAAGACGATCCCGAAGAAATGAAGGACATTGCCCAGCTTCCCTCAAGTCAACCAATTTTGAAGAAACTGAAAGCTAAACTTATCCAGCAGCAACAGCAATTTAATGACAAACTGGATCTTAAGGCGCTACTAGGCAGCTCTTAG
- a CDS encoding ribonucleoside-diphosphate reductase subunit alpha, whose translation MYVIKRDGRRESVKFDKITARIEKLCYGLDPAYVQPVEVAMKVVNGLYDGVKTTELDNLAAETAASMTTKHPDYAILAARIAISNLHKETNKSFSGTIKRLYTYEDSKTGENAALISKEVYEVVRQHAALLDSTIIYDRDYGYDYFGYKTLEKSYLLKIDGRIAERPQHMLMRVAVGIHMEDIDAAIETYNLLSEKWFTHATPTLFNAGTPKPQMSSCFLLTMKDDSIDGIYDTLKQTAKISQSAGGIGLSIHNVRATGTYIKGTNGTSNGIVPMLRVFNDTARYVDQGGGKRKGSFAVYLEPWHADVYDFLDLKKNSGKEENRARDLFYALWTPDLFMKRVEDNDVWSLFCPHECPGLADCYGDEFEALYTRYEREGRARRTIKAQDLWYKILESQTETGTPYMLYKDAANKKSNQKNLGTIKSSNLCTEIIEYTAPDEVAVCNLASIALPKFIKRDPDGVLRFDHQKLYEVTKTATRNLNKIIDINYYPVEEARRSNMRHRPIGLGVQGLADAFIMLRMPFESDEARRLNEDIFETIYFGAMTSSMEQAKEYGPYETWKGSPISQGQFQFDMWGVKPKSGRWDWESLRKEVVEHGVRNSLLLAPMPTASTSQILGNNECFEPYTSNIYTRRVLSGEFVVVNKHLLKDLVKLGLWNDVMKNNLILANGSIQAIPNIPQHIKDLYKTVWEIKQKHIIDMAADRGAYICQSQSLNIHIQDSNFGKLTSMHFYAWKAGLKTGMYYLRTKAAADAVKFTVVQPQAEPQLEPVMAEAVTVEKPLDYVQYAKEHAQNTTPTPVPMVTDLEQQYAAMTCSLDDPEGCEMCGS comes from the coding sequence ATGTACGTAATCAAACGTGACGGACGCCGGGAGTCGGTCAAGTTCGACAAGATTACCGCCAGGATCGAAAAACTGTGCTACGGCCTTGATCCGGCTTATGTTCAGCCTGTTGAGGTCGCCATGAAAGTGGTTAACGGTCTCTACGATGGTGTAAAAACCACCGAGCTGGACAATTTAGCCGCCGAAACAGCCGCTTCGATGACCACCAAGCATCCCGATTATGCCATTCTGGCCGCTCGGATTGCTATTTCGAACCTGCACAAAGAGACGAACAAATCGTTCTCCGGAACCATCAAACGGCTATATACGTATGAAGACTCTAAAACCGGCGAAAATGCAGCGCTGATTTCGAAAGAGGTTTATGAGGTTGTCCGTCAACATGCGGCTCTGCTCGACTCAACGATCATCTACGATCGGGATTATGGCTATGATTATTTCGGCTACAAAACCCTCGAAAAATCGTATCTGCTGAAAATCGACGGTCGCATTGCCGAACGTCCGCAGCACATGCTGATGCGCGTAGCCGTTGGTATTCACATGGAGGATATCGATGCGGCTATTGAGACCTATAACCTGCTGAGTGAAAAGTGGTTTACGCACGCAACGCCAACGCTGTTCAACGCCGGAACGCCAAAGCCGCAGATGTCGAGTTGCTTCCTGTTGACGATGAAAGATGATTCCATCGACGGGATCTACGATACATTGAAGCAAACCGCCAAGATTTCGCAGTCGGCGGGTGGTATTGGGTTGAGTATCCATAATGTCCGTGCTACAGGAACGTACATTAAAGGCACCAACGGAACGTCCAACGGGATTGTGCCGATGTTGCGCGTGTTTAACGATACAGCCCGCTACGTAGACCAGGGGGGCGGCAAACGTAAAGGTTCATTTGCGGTCTATCTGGAACCCTGGCACGCTGATGTTTATGACTTCCTGGATCTGAAAAAGAATTCAGGTAAGGAAGAAAACCGTGCCCGTGACTTGTTCTACGCTCTCTGGACACCCGATCTTTTCATGAAACGGGTAGAAGACAACGACGTTTGGTCGCTGTTTTGCCCACACGAGTGCCCCGGTCTGGCCGATTGCTATGGCGACGAATTTGAAGCGTTGTATACGCGCTACGAACGCGAAGGCCGTGCCCGTCGGACAATAAAGGCACAAGATTTGTGGTACAAGATTTTGGAGTCTCAGACCGAGACTGGCACGCCCTATATGTTATACAAGGATGCTGCCAACAAAAAATCGAACCAGAAAAATCTCGGCACCATCAAGTCGTCGAACCTGTGTACCGAAATCATCGAGTACACCGCTCCCGACGAAGTAGCGGTTTGTAATCTGGCGTCGATTGCCCTGCCGAAGTTTATCAAACGTGATCCGGATGGTGTACTGCGGTTCGATCACCAGAAACTGTATGAGGTCACGAAAACGGCCACACGCAACCTCAACAAGATTATCGACATCAACTACTACCCAGTTGAAGAAGCGCGTCGGAGCAACATGCGTCACCGGCCGATTGGACTGGGCGTACAGGGGCTGGCCGATGCATTCATCATGCTGCGGATGCCGTTTGAGTCGGATGAAGCGCGTCGCCTGAACGAAGATATTTTCGAAACGATCTATTTCGGCGCTATGACTTCTTCGATGGAGCAGGCTAAAGAATACGGTCCGTATGAAACCTGGAAAGGTTCACCAATTTCGCAGGGGCAGTTCCAGTTCGATATGTGGGGTGTAAAGCCTAAATCGGGCCGCTGGGATTGGGAAAGCCTACGCAAAGAGGTTGTAGAACATGGTGTTCGGAACTCGCTGCTGCTGGCGCCAATGCCGACCGCATCGACCTCGCAGATTCTGGGCAACAATGAGTGCTTCGAGCCATATACGAGCAATATCTATACGCGTCGCGTACTGTCGGGTGAGTTTGTCGTGGTAAACAAGCACCTATTGAAAGATCTCGTGAAACTAGGTCTGTGGAATGATGTGATGAAGAATAACCTGATTCTGGCCAACGGCTCGATCCAGGCTATTCCGAACATACCGCAGCATATCAAAGATCTCTATAAAACGGTTTGGGAGATCAAGCAGAAGCATATCATCGATATGGCTGCCGATCGGGGTGCGTACATCTGTCAGTCGCAGTCGCTGAACATCCACATTCAGGATTCGAACTTCGGCAAACTGACATCGATGCACTTCTATGCCTGGAAGGCGGGTCTGAAAACGGGTATGTATTACCTGCGGACGAAGGCTGCTGCCGATGCGGTGAAGTTCACGGTTGTTCAACCACAAGCCGAGCCACAACTGGAGCCCGTAATGGCCGAAGCGGTAACTGTCGAAAAACCACTCGACTACGTACAATACGCTAAAGAGCACGCTCAGAACACAACGCCAACACCCGTACCGATGGTGACGGATCTTGAACAGCAGTATGCGGCTATGACCTGCTCGCTGGATGATCCGGAAGGTTGTGAGATGTGTGGCTCGTAG